One Solea senegalensis isolate Sse05_10M linkage group LG3, IFAPA_SoseM_1, whole genome shotgun sequence genomic window carries:
- the LOC122765757 gene encoding extracellular calcium-sensing receptor-like, translated as MTSLALFYLLYSVFSSLFSITTAAPPAASKCTLLNSLQPGFFVQGNYVIGGIFPLHFNLKMPDLNGTYRPPPTNCNGLYPRAFRWVQTMRLAVEEINQNPVLLPNHTLGYKIYDSCRYPLTGQRAILSMLNGVNEENSSMCTNASSLLAVIGPSGSPQSIVVSRILQPFRIPMISYASTCACLSDRQKYPNFFRVIPSDEYQVKAISQLLVHFNWTWVGLLRGDNDYGRFAAKGLLRELQETKVCVAYQEIIPLPYNRQGGLRIMKVMRSSAAKVMVVFAAEKDMTPFLRDYMTQNATGIQWVASGVLFTSSVYSGKEYYPYLGGTIGFGVRKGQISRLGDFLQTLN; from the exons tattttatttgctctACTCTGTTTTCAGCTCACTTTTCAGCATCaccactgcagctccaccagcagcctcaaagtgcactcttctaaacagcttGCAGCCAGGATTTTTTGTCCAGGGTAACTATGTCATTGGTGGGATTTTCCcccttcattttaatctgaaaatgccaGACCTTAATGGCACCTACAGACCACCACCAACAAATTGCAATGG ACTTTATCCCAGGGCTTTCCGGTGGGTTCAGACTATGAGACTGGCAGTTgaggagataaaccagaatccagtgctGTTGCCGAATCACACTCTGGGCTACAAAATCTATGATTCGTGTAgatatccactgacaggacagagagctaTTTTATCGATGCTGAATGGGGTGAATGAGGAAAACTCTTCTATGTGCACAAATGCCTCGTCACTCCTCGCTGTGATTGGGCCTTCTGGATCTCCTCAGTCTATTGTTGTGTCAAGAATCTTGCAGCCATTTAGGATCCCAATG ATCAGCTACGCTTCgacgtgtgcatgtttgtcagacagacaaaaatatccgAACTTCTTCAGAGTAATTCCTAGTGATGAAtaccag GTCAAAGCTATTTCACAGCTGTTGGTgcactttaactggacttgggtggggctgctACGAGGAGACAATGATTACGGCCGCTTTGCTGCAAAAGGTTTACTGAGAGAATTACAGGAAACCAAAGTATGTGTCGCGTACCAAGAAATTATTCCTCTGCCCTACAATCGCCAGGGGGGACTAAGGATAatgaag GTGATGCGTAGCTCAGCTGCAAAAGTGATGGTGGTATTTGCAGCTGAGAAGGATATGACACCTTTCTTGAGAGACTACATGACTCAGAACGCCACTGGAATCCAGTGGGTGGCAAGTGGAGTCTTGTTTACATCATCAGTCTATTCAGGGAAAGAGTATTACCCTTACTTGGGAGGAACCATTGGGTTTGgcgtcagaaaaggtcaaatctccagactgggtgacttcctgcagacactgaac
- the LOC122765753 gene encoding extracellular calcium-sensing receptor-like, producing the protein TTAAPPAASKCTLLNSFQPGFVVQGDYVIGGIFPLHYNLKMPDHNDTYRPPPINCNGHKLFPRAFRWAQTMRLAVEEINQNPVLLPNHTLGYTIFDSCRYPLTGQSAVLSMLNGVNEENSSMCTNSSSLLAVIGASASALSIVLSRILQPFRIPMISYFSSCACLSDRQKYPTFFRVIPSDDYQVKAFAQLLVHFNWTWVGLLRVNNDYGRFAAKGLLRELQDTKVCVAYQKMIPLPYNRQAGLRIIKVMRSSTAKVVVVFAAEGQVTPFLRDYMTQNITGIQWVASEALVTASVFSGREYYPYLGGTIGFGIRKGHIPRLGEFLQTVNPKRYPDNVLMPPCSGQEFLLEQHSAYMNTSSPRVAYNVYKAVYAIAHSLHNLLLCQPGRGPFQNKSCAQSNNIHPWQLQHYLQEVNFQIAGEEVDFDAKGDSVPYYDIINWQRGPQGNIEFVNVGLFDGTKAVGEELLIQEDAIMWAEHQISVCSASCLPGFRKAVRRGEPICCFDCVPCDSGKISNQTIDCAICLEDFWSNNDRTACISKKVEYLTFDSLGIALTVMSVVGACFTLAVCGVFFCHRHTAIVRVNNSELSFFILFALTLCFLCSLLFIGKPTYWSCMLRHTAFSITFSLCISCILGKTLVVLAAFTATRPGHNIMKWLGPKQQRTIISSCTLVQVVICAAWLIDVPPFPSRNTQYEHSKIILECSVGSSLAFWCVLGYIGLQACLCFVLAFLARRLPGNFNEAKFITFSMLIFCAVWIAFIPAYISSPGNYADAVESFAILASSFGLLFCLFAPKSYIILLKPEKNTKQHLMGKEKN; encoded by the exons accactgcagctccaccagcagcctcaaagtgcactcttctaaacagcttccaGCCAGGATTTGTGGTCCAGGGTGACTATGTCATTGGTGGGATTTTCCCCCTTCATTATAATCTGAAAATGCCAGACCATAACGACACCTACAGACCACCACCAATAAATTGCAATGG CCACAAACTATTTCCCAGGGCTTTCCGGTGGGCTCAGactatgagactggcagtggaggagataaaccagaatccagtgctGTTGCCGAATCACACTCTGGGCTACACAATCTTTGATTCGTGTAgatatccactgacaggacagagcGCTGTTTTATCGATGCTGAATGGGGTGAATGAGGAAAACTCTTCTATGTGCACAAATTCCTCGTCACTCCTCGCTGTAATTGGGGCTTCTGCATCTGCTCTATCTATTGTTTTGTCAAGAATCTTGCAGCCATTCAGGATCCCCATG ATCAGCTACTtttcttcatgtgcatgtttgtcagacagacaaaaatatccaaccttcttcagagtaATTCCTAGTGATGATTACCAG gtgaaagcctttgcacagctgctggtgcacttcaactggacttgggtggggctgctgcgagTAAACAATGATTATGGCCGCTTTGCTGCAAAAGGTTTACTGAGAGAATTACAGGACaccaaagtatgtgtagcgTACCAAAAAATGATTCCTCTGCCCTACAATCGTCAGGCAGGACTTAGGATAATaaag GTGATGCGTAGCTCTACTGCAAAAGTCGTGGTGGTATTTGCAGCTGAGGGGCAGGTGACACCTTTCTTGAGAGactacatgactcagaacatcacTGGAATACAGTGGGTGGCAAGTGAAGCCTTGGTCACAGCATCAGTCTTTTCAGGGAGAGAGTATTACCCTTACTTGGGAGGAACCATTGGGTTTGGCATCAGAAAAGGTCATATCCCCAGATTGGGTGAATTCCTACAGACAGTAAACCCTAAGAGATATCCTGACAATGTCCTG atgccgccctgctcagggcaggagtttctgctggaacagcactcagcctacatgaatacatccagccctAGAGTTGCCTACAATGTATATAAGGCTGTATATGCCattgctcattccctgcacaacctccttctctgtcagccGGGGAGGGGACCTTTCCAGAACAAAtcatgtgctcagagcaacaacatacacccttggcag CTGCAACActacctccaggaagtgaacttccagattgctggtgaggaggtggactttgatgccaagggcgactctgtaccctattatgatattatcaactggcagagaggcccacaaggaaacattgaatttgtcaatgtgggtttgtttgatggaaccaaggctgttggagaggagctgttgatccaggaggacGCGATAATGTGGGCAgaacatcaga TATCTGTCtgcagtgccagttgtcttccaggtttccggaaggctgtccgtcgtggggagcctatctgctgctttgactgtgtaccatgtgacagtggcaaaattagcaatcagacaa TAGATTGTGCAATTTGCCTTGAGGATTTCTGGTCAAACAACgacagaacagcctgcatctccaagaaagtggagtacttgaccttcgactcattgggaatagccctgacagtgatgtctgtggtgggcgcctgcttcactctggctgtctgtggagtcttcttctgtcacagacacacagccatcgtccgtgtgaataactctgagctcagtttcttcatactgtttgcactgactctgtgtttcctgtgttctctgcttttcattggaaagccaacatattggtcctgcatgctgcgccacactgcctttagcatcacattttcactgtgtatttcctgcatcctggggaagaccctggtggtactggctgcattcactgccaccaggccagggcacaacatcatgaagtggctggggcctaagcagcagaggaccatcatctccagctgcactctggttcaggtggttatctgtgctgcctggctcattgatgtccccccgtttccatccagaaatacacaatatgaacattcaaagatcatactggagtgtagtgtgggctctagcctggcattctggtgtgttcttggatatattggtctgcaggcctgtctgtgctttgtattggcttttctggCCCGAAGGTTGCCGGGGaacttcaacgaggccaagttcatcacattcagcatgctgatcttctgtgctgtgtggatagcattcatccctgcttatatcagctcccctggaaattatgcagatgcagttgagtcatttgccatcttggcTTCCAGCTTTGGCTTATTGTTCTGTCTATTTGctccaaagagttacattattttactgaagcctgaaaagaatacaaaacagcacctgatggggaaagaaaagaattga
- the LOC122765756 gene encoding extracellular calcium-sensing receptor-like → MNTSSPRVSYNVYKAVYAIAHSLHNLLLCQPGRGPFQNNSCAQSNNIHPWQLQHYLQQVNIQFAGEEVDFDAKGNSVPYYDIINWQRGPAGNIEFVNVGLFDGTKAVGEELLIQEDRIMWAGHQSEVPVSVCSASCLPGFRKAIRRGEPICCFDCVPCDSGKISNQTNSVDCTICPEDFWSNNDRTACISKKVEYLTFDSLGIALTVMSVVGACFTLAVCGVFFCHRHTAIVRVNNSELSFFILFALTLCFLCCLLFIGKPTYWSCMLRHTAFSITFSLCISCILGKTLVVLAAFTATRPGHNIMKWLGPKQQRTIISSCTLVQVVICAAWLIDVPPFPSRNTQYEHSKIILECSVGSSLAFWCVLGYIGLQACLCFVLAFLARRLPGNFNEAKFITFSMLIFCAVWIAFIPAYISSPGNYADAVESFAILASSFGLLFCLFAPKSYIILLKPEKNTKQHLMGKEKK, encoded by the exons atgaatacatccagcccCAGAGTCTCCTATAATGTCTATAAGGCTGTATATGCCattgctcattccctgcacaacctccttctctgtcagccggggagggggcctttccagaacaactcatgtgctcagagcaacaacatacaccCTTGGCAG CTGCAACATTACCTCCAGCAAGTGAACATCCAATTTGCTGGTGAGGAGGTGGACTTTGATGCCAAGGGCAactctgtaccctattatgatattatcaactggcagagaggcccagcaggaaacattgaatttgtcaatgtgggtttgtttgatggaaccaaggctgttggagaagagctgttgatccaggaggacaggataatgtgggcaggacatcagagtgag gtgccagtgtctgtgtgcagtgccagttgtcttccaggctTCCGGAAGGCTATCCGTCGtggggagcctatctgctgctttgactgtgtaccatgtgacagtggCAAAATTAGTAATCAGACAA ATTCAGTAGATTGTACaatttgtcctgaggacttctggtcaaacaacgacagaacagcctgcatctccaagaaagtggagtacttgaccttcgattcattgggaatagccctgacagtgatgtctgtggtgggcgcctgcttcactctggctgtctgtggagtcttcttctgtcacagacacacagccatcgtccgtgtgaataactctgagctcagtttcttcatactgtttgcactgactctgtgtttcttgtgttgtctgcttttcattggaaagccaacatattggtcctgcatgctgcgccacactgcctttagcatcacattttcactgtgtatttcctgcatcctggggaagaccctggtggtactggctgcattcactgccaccaggccagggcacaacatcatgaagtggctggggcctaagcagcagaggaccatcatctccagctgcactctggttcaggtggttatctgtgctgcctggctcattgatgttcccccgtttccatccagaaatacacaatatgaacattcaaagatcatactggagtgtagtgtgggctctagcctggcattctggtgtgttcttggatatattggtctacaggcctgtctgtgctttgtattggcttttctggCCCGAAGGTTGCCGGGaaacttcaacgaggccaagttcatcacattcagcatgctgatcttctgtgctgtgtggatagcattcatccctgcttatattagctcccctggaaattatgcagatgcagttgagtcatttgccatcttggcctccagctttggcttattgttctgtctgtttgctccaaagagttacattattttactgaagcctgaaaagaatacaaaacagcacctgatggggaaagaaaagaaatga